Proteins from a genomic interval of Euwallacea fornicatus isolate EFF26 chromosome 1, ASM4011564v1, whole genome shotgun sequence:
- the LOC136350823 gene encoding uncharacterized protein — protein sequence MASAGELKGLNVARRTCKAQLTMFSKFLERLDVSSGLGAEKIGQIIERLDKLEGTFERFGTIQSELELHADDYDDELVERDDFENRYFELKAKGKGLLQKFSRVDASTAGGTSQGAESPSPLDNIKLPVISLPTFSGDFKDWLGFRDLYLSLIHNNDRLSRIQKFHYLRASLRDAASRVLGTLELSEGNYDIAWTTLSERYDNKRVLVHIHLKTLVEVESMHRESAPKLRSLIDSVSKSLIALTALGQKPENWGVLVAYLISTKLDPVTERQWEEAKSTHKEVPSWDSLREFLSARADMLEAIDRQRGNNSKPERNVGLKPNKTSAKTFVGSDISCGVCKAKHSLVKCPSFLAMSPNERFGKVKQLKVCFNCLKPGHSVKDCRLRNCSKCPAKHHTLLHFEPVRVQDDAPKPVESLEHQVSLSSLSSDNHVFLSTVLVDVVSAEGKRLKVRALLDSGSQSNFITSSLCKRLKTKLGDFEVIVGGLGSKASEVKHCCHIEVCARHSGYKSSLKCLVLPRITGFIPGAPVNISRLNIPSNITLADPEFSKPGPIDLLIGSELFYGLLCVGQISLGPHNPILQKTRFGWIVSGSMANPGSINSICNLSTNSRPSGSNIEFDLKKFWEVEDNFSETKAWSAEELECEEHFQRTHRRSVDGRFMVAIPFKHPVADLGNSKTKALHRFLSLERKLSRDSALREEYCSFMREYSSLGHMTRVLDEDDRVSYYMPHHPVIKTESCTTKLRVVFDCSMPSSTGKSLNDLQMVGPVIQSDLFDILIRFREFRFVVSADIAKMYRQVFVEPKQRSLQRIFWRESPSDPIEVFELNTVTYGQASASFLAVRCLHQVAQESELDVASVIKSSFYVDDFLHSINSVEEGIRMCHRVSAALAGGGFKLRKWLSNEPAILRAVSQGNEDFQVLDFHGDERAKILGLTWHCSSDVLSYKIQAFDTNVKVTKRTILSGISQVFDPLGLLCPAVIIAKILIQRLWQEGLSWDESVPAHLHTAWTKFRSELPNLNGTHIDRHIACVDALCHELHGFSDASEDAYGGAVYVRSIDRNGDITVRLLCAKSRVSPLKSLTIPRLELCGALVMAKLISKVRAASRLQFVRQVCWSDSTIVLSWLKMSPSNLKVFVSARIAQIQTLTMDCEWRHVPTRENPADLVSRGVFPSELMESSLWWYGPSFLQSRESHWPSVSEGPKEVPEVRVPKRVVVFVAIGDYFFERYSDFNRLSRIVAYVLRFVGNCRLRLSKGVIVSTPLSSSELNEAIKMLVKTAQRSSFPVELDCLSRGVALHPKDKLLSLSPFLDGEGIMRVGGRLRNSAYQFNKKHPMLLSPKHRLTRMLCEHEHRRLMHAGPQLLLASLREKYWVVAARNLIRAVVRNCVTCSRFNPQYLAPLMGDLPPSRLTGGSVFAFVGVDYMGPLNIRDKRGRGSRLSKCYVSVFICFATKALHLELVSDLSSESFLLAFRRFVARRGRPSHVYSDNGTNFVGANRELAELGHFLIKESSKLANSYAQEGVQWHFIPPQSPHFGGLWEAGVKSVKHHLKRVAGNANLTFEHLITLLAQIESILNSRPLSPLSQDPNDLTPLSPAHFLIGRSLTELPDPDLQHIPANRLSVFQRIQQIKQHFWTRWSKEYVSELQQRVKWKARQQDVQEGVLVLVKEDNLPPSKWRMGRVVAVHPGQDGVNRVATLRTSSGLVKRSFSKICPLPTNTVIEDAASASRPGAC from the coding sequence GACGCAGCGTCTCGGGTTTTGGGAACTCTTGAATTATCAGAGGGCAACTATGATATCGCCTGGACAACCTTGAGTGAGCGATATGATAATAAGCGGGTGCTCGTGCACATCCATTTGAAAACTCTAGTTGAAGTGGAATCGATGCATAGAGAATCGGCTCCTAAATTGAGGAGTTTAATTGACAGCGTGAGTAAGAGCTTAATTGCGCTGACTGCTCTGGGTCAAAAACCCGAAAATTGGGGTGTTCTGGTAGCCTACCTCATAAGCACAAAGCTGGACCCCGTGACGGAAAGGCAATGGGAGGAGGCGAAGAGCACCCACAAAGAGGTCCCCTCATGGGACTCTTTGAGAGAGTTTTTGAGCGCCAGGGCGGACATGCTCGAAGCTATCGATCGTCAGAGGGGCAATAATAGTAAACCAGAACGAAATGTAGGACTCAAACCTAATAAGACGAGCGCCAAAACCTTCGTTGGGAGCGATATTTCTTGTGGAGTGTGTAAAGCCAAACACTCATTAGTTAAGTGCCCAAGTTTTTTGGCTATGTCCCCCAACGAACGATTCGGCAAGGTCAAGCAACTCAAGGTGTGTTTCAATTGCTTGAAGCCGGGTCACTCTGTAAAGGATTGTCGCTTGAGAAATTGCAGCAAGTGCCCGGCTAAACACCACACCTTGTTGCACTTTGAACCCGTCAGGGTGCAAGACGATGCCCCCAAACCAGTGGAGAGTTTGGAGCATCAGGTTTCGTTGTCTTCACTTAGTTCGGATAATCATGTCTTCCTATCCACCGTTCTAGTTGACGTTGTCAGTGCCGAGGGTAAGCGCTTAAAGGTGCGCGCACTTTTAGATTCGGGAAGTCAGTCAAACTTCATTACCTCTTCATTATGCAAGAGGCTGAAGACAAAATTGGGCGATTTCGAAGTAATAGTCGGGGGATTGGGATCTAAGGCGTCAGAGGTGAAACACTGTTGCCACATCGAGGTTTGTGCGCGACACAGTGGCTATAAGTCTTCCTTAAAGTGTTTAGTTTTGCCCAGGATCACCGGCTTCATTCCTGGTGCTCCTGTGAATATTAGTCGGCTAAATATTCCATCCAACATCACGTTGGCAGATCCGGAATTTAGCAAACCTGGCCCTATAGATCTTCTGATTGGCAGCGAATTGTTTTATGGGTTGTTGTGTGTCGGTCAAATTAGTCTTGGACCGCACAATCCCATCTTGCAGAAAACCAGATTCGGATGGATTGTCTCCGGATCAATGGCGAATCCCGGTAGCATCAACTCCATTTGCAATTTGAGTACAAATTCGCGGCCAAGTGGCTCAAACATTGagtttgatttgaaaaaattttgggaGGTCGAAGATAATTTCTCTGAGACCAAGGCCTGGTCGGCTGAGGAGCTCGAATGTGAGGAGCATTTTCAAAGAACGCATAGGCGTTCGGTCGACGGCCGTTTCATGGTTGCCATCCCTTTTAAGCATCCCGTCGCTGACTTGGGGAATTCAAAGACGAAAGCTCTCCATAGGTTCCTTTCGCTAGAACGTAAGCTCAGCCGGGATTCAGCTTTGAGGGAAGAATATTGCAGTTTCATGCGGGAATATTCGAGTCTTGGGCACATGACTAGGGTGCTTGATGAGGATGATCGTGTCTCCTACTATATGCCTCATCACCCTGTTATTAAAACAGAAAGTTGCACCACTAAATTGAGGGTCGTATTTGATTGTAGTATGCCATCTTCAACAGGGAAATCCCTGAACGATTTGCAAATGGTCGGTCCCGTGATCCAATCGGacttatttgatattttgattcgTTTTCGCGAGTTCCGATTTGTGGTTTCGGCGGATATCGCCAAGATGTATAGGCAAGTATTTGTGGAGCCTAAACAACGTTCTTTGCAACGGATATTTTGGAGGGAATCGCCCTCAGATCCTATCGAGGTTTTTGAATTGAACACCGTCACATACGGGCAAGCTAGTGCCAGCTTTTTAGCCGTAAGGTGTCTACATCAAGTAGCACAGGAGAGTGAACTTGATGTAGCCTCGGTGATAAAATCGTCATTCTATGTTGACGACTTCCTTCACTCAATAAATTCGGTTGAGGAAGGAATTAGAATGTGTCATAGAGTTTCCGCTGCATTGGCAGGGGGTGGTTTCAAATTGCGGAAATGGCTTTCCAACGAACCCGCTATATTGCGTGCGGTGAGTCAAGGAAACGAGGATTTTCAGGTGCTAGATTTTCACGGGGACGAAAGGGCTAAGATTTTGGGTTTAACTTGGCATTGTTCGTCAGACGTTTTGTCGTACAAAATTCAGGCCTTTGACACGAACGTGAAAGTGACAAAGCGCACCATCTTGTCAGGTATATCGCAAGTCTTCGACCCCTTGGGTCTTCTATGTCCGGCTGTAATCATCGCAAAAATCCTAATCCAAAGGCTTTGGCAAGAAGGGTTGTCGTGGGATGAATCAGTCCCTGCCCATTTGCATACAGCCTGGACAAAATTCCGAAGTGAGTTGCCGAATCTCAATGGAACTCACATTGATCGCCACATTGCATGCGTGGATGCTTTGTGCCATGAGTTGCACGGTTTTTCTGACGCTAGTGAGGACGCTTATGGTGGAGCCGTCTACGTCAGATCGATCGATCGAAACGGCGATATAACCGTGAGGTTATTATGCGCCAAAAGCAGGGTGAGTCCTTTGAAATCCCTGACTATCCCTCGTTTGGAGCTATGCGGTGCATTGGTCATGGCCAAACTTATAAGCAAGGTAAGGGCGGCCTCTAGATTGCAATTTGTTAGGCAGGTGTGCTGGTCAGACTCAACCATCGTCTTGAGTTGGCTAAAAATGTCTCCCAGCAACCTAAAGGTCTTCGTAAGCGCGCGGATAGCACAAATCCAAACGCTTACAATGGATTGTGAGTGGCGTCACGTCCCCACTAGGGAAAACCCGGCCGACTTGGTATCGAGGGGGGTCTTTCCCAGTGAACTCATGGAGTCTAGTCTTTGGTGGTATGGCCCTTCCTTTCTTCAGTCCAGGGAAAGTCATTGGCCTAGTGTGTCTGAAGGACCTAAGGAGGTGCCCGAGGTCCGCGTTCCAAAGAGAGTTGTTGTTTTTGTTGCCATAGGGGACTATTTCTTCGAGCGCTACTCTGACTTCAATCGATTGAGTCGCATCGTAGCATACGTCCTTCGATTCGTTGGCAATTGTCGATTAAGGTTATCGAAAGGGGTCATCGTCAGCACGCCATTATCTAGTTCGGAATTAAATGAGGCAATCAAAATGTTGGTCAAGACTGCGCAAAGAAGTAGCTTTCCAGTCGAGCTCGATTGCCTCAGCAGGGGTGTCGCCTTGCACCCTAAGGATAAGTTGTTAAGTTTGAGTCCCTTTCTAGATGGTGAGGGCATAATGAGGGTAGGGGGAAGGTTGCGAAACTCGGCTTATCAATTCAATAAGAAACATCCTATGCTTTTGTCTCCAAAACATCGTTTGACGCGGATGTTGTGCGAACATGAGCATAGGAGATTGATGCATGCCGGCCCTCAGCTATTGCTCGCATCCCTAAGAGAAAAATACTGGGTTGTCGCGGCGCGCAATTTGATTAGGGCCGTTGTAAGGAATTGCGTTACCTGCTCGCGATTCAACCCTCAGTATTTGGCGCCTCTTATGGGTGACCTCCCGCCAAGTCGCTTAACTGGTGGGAGCGTATTTGCATTTGTGGGAGTGGACTACATGGGTCCACTCAATATACGGGACAAAAGGGGTCGCGGCTCAAGGTTGTCTAAGTGCTATGTAAGCGTATTTATATGCTTTGCGACGAAGGCTTTACACTTGGAATTGGTGTCCGATCTAAGCAGCGAGTCGTTCCTGCTTGCTTTTCGTCGGTTTGTTGCTCGGCGTGGTCGACCTAGCCACGTTTACTCGGATAACGGCACGAATTTCGTCGGCGCCAATCGAGAATTGGCAGAACtcggccatttcttgattaaagAATCGAGTAAACTGGCCAATTCATATGCCCAGGAGGGGGTGCAATGGCACTTTATACCCCCCCAATCGCCTCATTTTGGAGGTCTTTGGGAGGCGGGTGTCAAGTCGGTAAAGCACCACCTAAAACGAGTAGCGGGAAATGCCAACTTGACCTTCGAACATCTCATTACGCTACTAGCACAAATTGAGTCAATACTTAATTCCCGTCCTTTATCTCCCTTGTCACAAGATCCCAATGATTTAACTCCCTTGTCACCCGCTCACTTCCTGATTGGAAGAAGTCTCACGGAGTTGCCCGACCCAGACCTACAGCATATTCCTGCAAATCGGTTGTCGGTATTCCAAAGGATCCAACAAATCAAGCAGCACTTTTGGACGCGTTGGAGCAAGGAATATGTCAGCGAACTGCAGCAGAGGGTCAAGTGGAAGGCACGTCAGCAGGACGTCCAGGAAGGGGTACTTGTGCTTGTCAAGGAGGACAACCTTCCTCCCTCCAAATGGCGCATGGGACGAGTAGTTGCAGTACACCCTGGCCAGGATGGAGTGAATCGTGTGGCTACTTTGAGAACTTCTAGTGGTTTGGTGAAGCGCTCTTTTAGCAAGATATGTCCCCTGCCGACGAACACTGTCATTGAAGACGCTGCAAGCGCTTCAAGGCCGGGGGcatgttag